TCTTCAACTTCCTCGGCCCGTTGACCAACCCGGCGGGTGCGTCGCACCAGTCGATCGGCGTGTCCGATGCGTCCATGGCGCCCAAGATGGCCGACGTCCTTGCCCGCCTGGGGTCGACACACGCGCTCGTCTTCCACGGCCACGATGGTCTGGACGAGCTCACGACGACGGGTCCCAGCACGATCTGGGAGATCCGGGACGGAGCGGTCGAGCAGTACCAGTTCGACCCTGCCGACCACGGCATCGCCCGCGCCACCCTGGCCGACCTGAGGGGCGGCGAGGTCGACGTCAACCTGCGCATCGCCAACCAGATCCTCGACGGGGTCGAGGGTGCACCCCGCGACATCGTCGTCGTCGGCGCCGCTGCGGCCCTCCGTGCGGCCGACCACCACGACAGCTGGGACGACGCCATCGCGGCGGCCAAGGAGTCCATCGACTCCGGATCCGCCCGCCGCGTCCGCGACGAGTGGGTCAAGCTCTCCTCCTCCCTGGCCGCCTGACCCGGGGTCGCCCGCCCGCCCCCGTGGGGTCTGGCGTCTCGTCCGATGTGCCCGGCCAGCGCCGGCGGTGTGGCCACTGGCGCGATCGGGGCCTGCGTCGGCCTGACGCGATGATCGGCACGATCCTCCTGGGCGCGACGGCTCCCGGTTGGCGCGATCGGGGCTTGCGTCGGCCTGAGGCGATGATCGGCACGATCCCGATGCACGGACTGCGACCGAAGAGGTCAGGACGGGCTGTGGACAACGCGATGGACGGCTTCGCCTGTGGAGCCTGATGCTCTGGACATGCAGCACCTCCACGGAGTCGCGACGCTCGCGCAGCTTGCCCGAGCCGGCATCAGCAAGGACCGGCTGAGCCGCATGCCTGAGTACGAACGGTGCGCCAAGGGCCACTATGCGCTTCCGGGTGCTCGGCGGGACTTCTGGTTCCACGCCGCCCTCGCTCAGTCCATTGCTGGAGAGGACTCGCGCCTGACGTCGGACTCCGCGTTGTACGCGTGCAAGGTGCTGAAGGACGCTCCGGCACGCCTCCGAGTCGTGGTGAACGAGGGGAAGGGCAGCCGAAAGAAGCGGGGGTTCGACGTACGACGTTCGAGCCACCTCCCGGAGGCCGTGGTGACAAGGCATGGCATCCGATCCGTGCCCGTCGCCTATGCGCTCACTGTCGGTAGCGGCCCAATACTGACCCCCTGACGACGGGCGAATCTTGACCCCCTTCGTCGTGGTTCACCTGCTGTGGGCGGGTGGGATCTGACCCTGACTCGATCGTGTCGTCGAGTCAGGAGGAAGGGTTGTGATTGACGTGGAGCAGTGGGCTGAGGTCCGCCGGTTGCATTTCGCTGAGGGGATGGCGATCAAGGCGATCGTGCGGGCGACGGGGTTGTCGCGCAACACGGTGCGGGCGGCGATCCGCTCGGCGTCGCCACCGAAGTACGAGCGGGAGGCGGCGGGGTCGGCGGTGGATGCGTTCGAGCCGCAGATCCGCCAGTTGCTCAAGGCCACGCCGGACATGCCGGCCACGGTGATCGCCGAGCGGATCGGCTGGTCGCGGGGGATGACGGTGCTGCGCGACCGGGTGCGTGAGCTGCGTCCGGCCTACCTGCTGCCGGAGGGGTATGGCCGCACCGTCTATCGGGAGGGCGAGCTGGCCCAGTGGGACCTGTGGTTCCCCGAGGACCTGAAGGTGCCGGTCGGGTTCGGACAGACCGCGGTGCTGCCGGTGATCGTCGGGGTGCCCTGCTACTCGCGGTGGATCACCGCCCGGATGATCCCGTCCAAGGACAAACACGACGTGCTCGGCGGGCACCTGTGGTGCCTCCGCGACCTGGGCCGGGTGCCCCGCAAGGGGGTGTATGACGGCGAGCCCGCGATCAGCGTCCGGCGGGGCCGCAAGCTGGTCTACACCCAGGAGTACTTGGCGTTCCGAGGCACGTTGGGGATGGGCTCGATCGTGCTGGCCAAGGGCCACCCGGAGCGCAAGGGGGTGGTGGAGCGGGCCAACGGCTACCTGGAAACGAGCTTCATGCCCGGACGCAGCTTCGGCTCGATCGACGACTTCAACACCCAGCTGGGCCTGTGGCTTGAGGACCGGGCCAACGTCAGGGTCCACGCCGGGCTGCGCCAGCGGCCCTCCGAACGCATCGACGCCGACCTGGCCGCGATGCTGCCGCTGCCGCCGGTGCCGCCCGATGTCGATTGGACCCACACCGTCCGGTTGGGCGCCGACCACTGGGTGCGGGTGGACACCAACGACTACTCCGTCCACCCGGGCGCGATCGGCCGCAAGGTCACCATCCGCCGCACCGCCGATCAGGTCGTGGTGACCTGTGGCCGCGACGAGGTCGCCCGCCACGACCGGGTCCTCGCCAAGCATCAGACCATCACCGACCCGGCCCACGACGCCGCCCGCAAGGCCCGCGCCCAGCTGCTCGAGCTGCCCGTCGCCGGCCCCGACACCGGTGTGGAGCAGCGGGACCTCGCCGACTACGACCGGCTGCTCGGGGTGGCCTGATGGCAACCACGCCGGCGTCGGCCACCGACAGCCACCTGGCCTACCTGTGCCGGGCCATGAAG
The nucleotide sequence above comes from Euzebya pacifica. Encoded proteins:
- the istA gene encoding IS21 family transposase; the encoded protein is MIDVEQWAEVRRLHFAEGMAIKAIVRATGLSRNTVRAAIRSASPPKYEREAAGSAVDAFEPQIRQLLKATPDMPATVIAERIGWSRGMTVLRDRVRELRPAYLLPEGYGRTVYREGELAQWDLWFPEDLKVPVGFGQTAVLPVIVGVPCYSRWITARMIPSKDKHDVLGGHLWCLRDLGRVPRKGVYDGEPAISVRRGRKLVYTQEYLAFRGTLGMGSIVLAKGHPERKGVVERANGYLETSFMPGRSFGSIDDFNTQLGLWLEDRANVRVHAGLRQRPSERIDADLAAMLPLPPVPPDVDWTHTVRLGADHWVRVDTNDYSVHPGAIGRKVTIRRTADQVVVTCGRDEVARHDRVLAKHQTITDPAHDAARKARAQLLELPVAGPDTGVEQRDLADYDRLLGVA